The Pseudomonadota bacterium genome includes the window CTCTTCCGCCTCGCGCTTGAGATCGACGTTCATCTTGTCGGATTCGATGAACATCGCCAGCGCCGAACGCACGCCGTTCACGGCATGGTCCGGATCGTCGAGCGGTGCATTCCAGAACGCCATGATGCAATCGCCCATATATTTGTCGATCGTGCCTTTGCGCTCCAGGATCACATTGGTCATCGGCGTCAGATAGCGGTTGATGAATTGGGTCAGGCCGACGGCGTCGAACTGCTCGGAGATCGTGGTGAAACCACGAATATCAGCGAACAGAACCGTCATCTCGCGCATCTCGCCGCCGAGCTTCAAACGGCTCGGATCTTCGGCAAGTTGCGCCACCAAATCCGGCGACATGTAACGGCTGAAGGCGCCGCGCACCTCGCGCCGCTGACGTTCCTCTCGCATGTAATTGAGATACGTCAGCACCACCGAGACGATGAAAATGGAAATCGCGGGGAACACCATGTCGAGCAACAGGCCGTAGGAATCATAGATCCACCACGACAGAAACAGTAGGACCGTCACCGTCAGGACCGCGAGTACCAGCGTCCACAAGGCACCCAGGAACGGCACCATGATGATCATCAACATCCCGAACAACACCACGGCGACGAGTTCGGCGCCGAGCGACCAGGGCGGGCGCGACAGATAATTCTTATCGAGTATATTTTGCAATAGCTGAGCATGAACTTCGACGCCGGGAATCGCGGCATCAAGCGGCGTTGCCTTAATATCGAGGAGGCCGATGGCCGATGTACCGAGGAAGGCCAGTTTGCCGGCCAGCTTCTCCGGCGCGACGGTGCCGTTGAGCACATCGAGCACTGAGATGTAAAGGCTGCGGTCATGCTTGCCGAATTTCATCCAAATCTGACCGTTGCGGTCGGTCGGCACGTCGAGACCTTTCAGTTTAATGCCGCTGATTCCACCCGGGCCATAATCGATCGCCATGGTCGATTGACGCGTACTCACCCGGTAGAGTTCAAGCGCCAGCGTCGGGTACATGTTCTTGCCCACCCGCACGACAAGCGGCACTTGGCGAACGATGCCGTCCACCGAAGGCTTAAACGTAAACACACCTATTCCCTGGGCGGAATCTTCGAGCACATCAATATTTCGAACAATGCTGGGGAACGCCCAGAGAAATGGCTCGGGTTGTAATCCTTTGACCCGGCTGCGATTTCTCTTGGCCCATTGGGTTTTTACGGATTTCCGTTCCCGTCCCTCTTCGAGCTCGCGTTGCTGGGTCGATTGCCCGAGCACAACTTGATATCCCTTGATGATGCGCGCCAAGGTGGCATCGTTGCTCGGAAGTTTTTTCAATTTTTCCTTGGTCTCTTTATCCAGCCCGCGCACGGTATCGGCCAACAAACCCGGCGAGGTGCGGTCGGGCTCGGCAAAAACGATATCGTAGGCCACCCCGGCGACGCCGGCTTTCTTCAGCTTCAGCATCAATTGTGCGACCAGCGTGCGCGGCCACGGCCACTGCCCGAGCGCCGCCAAACTCTCGTCGTCAATATCGATAATGACGACAGGCTGCTTGCTGTCTTCACGCGGGGTAATTTGCTGGAAGCCGTCAAACACCTTGTAGCGCAGCAGTTGAACAGGGGCGGAATCGGTCGCGCGTAACAGGACGAACGCAGCCAAAACAGAGAGGGCGATCAAATGCGCCCAGCTGTAGTGCTTTATGAACCGCTTTAGAAATCTGAATTTCACGCCGCACCCCCTGCGAATGAGCCGTCGAGTATAGCAGAATTAGCCCAAACGGCACGCATCCAACCACCCCATTGCAAGGTCGATTATCGGAGCCGGCATTGCGCTATTCCTCGGGCAATATCAAAGGTTTAAGTGACAATGCCGCGTCACGCACTGCTTCGCGCTCTGCATCGTCGAGCGGAATCAGGCCCTTGTCGGTCAAATAGCCATAAGTGCCGCTGGCGTCTTCATCGAGGATAGCTTCGATGAATTCCTTAATCCCGGGAATGACGCCGACATGGGCGGCCTTGACGTAGAAATACATCGAGCGTGACACCGGATAGCTGCCGTCCGTGATGGTATCGAATTCAGGCATCACGCCATCGATCGCGCTGCCTTGAATGACGTCGCGGTTCTGCTCCAGAAAACTGAACCCGAAAATGCCGAACGCCAGGGGGTTGGCCTGCAATTTTTGCACGATGAGATTGTCGTTCTCGCCAGCTTCAACGTAGACGCCGTCTTCGCGAATCGAATGACAAAGTGATTTATAGGCCGCCTTGTCGCTTTTCTTCAAACTAGCGATTTCAGCGAATGTCCTGCAGCCACCTTCCATCGCCAATTCGACAAAGGCGTCGCGCGTGCCAGAAGTTGGCGGCGGGCCCAATATCTCGATACGTTCAGCCGGCAGCATGGGATCGATATCCGCCCAGACCTGGTTGGGATTATTCACCAACTTGCCGTCGAGTGGCACCCGCTTGGCCAGGGCCAACCACAACTGGCGCAAGCTGAGGCGCGCCGCCGGTAGGGCCTTGGAGTGGGCCAAGACGATGCCGTCATAGCCAATCTTGACCTCGATGATGTCGCTGACGCCGTTCTGGGCGCAGTTTTTTACCTCGGACGCTTTGATACGGCGCGAGGAATTGGCGATATCGGGATGCATAACTCCGATGCCGGCGCAAAACAGTTTGAGCCCGCCGCCGGAGCCAGTGCTCTCCACCACCGGCGTTCGGTAATCAGTGACCTGACCGAACTCTTCCGCCACCGCGGTGGAGAACGGAAACACCGTCGAGGACCCGACGATACGAATCTCGTCACGGTCGGCGGCGGCGGCCTTAGGCGCCGCCCACACAGCCAGCGACAGCGCCATCATATAAAGGCAAAAGAGGCCAATCGGCTTTGCGATCATGGTTCCTACCTGTCGGGACTGCGAAGACAAAGTGAAACTAATACAGCGACGCGGCCAAGACGACACGGATTCGAGAGATTTCCGCCACGGTTTGAACGCGACAGCGATCATTGGCGCAGTCAGCCTTGACGAGGCCCCGCACAGCTTTATATTTAACATAATGGTTAAATATAAATCTGAACCGCTCGATAGTGTTTTTTCGGCCCTCGCCGACCCCACCCGGCGTGCCATTTTGGCGCGACTCGCGACTGGTCATTCGTCGGTCGGCGAATTGGCGGAACCTTTTGACATCTCGCTGCCTGCGGTTTCGCGTCATCTTCGCGTGCTCAGGAATGCCGGCCTGATCACGCGCCACAAAGATGGACGTGTGCGGCGTTGCACGCTGAACGCAGCGCCGCTTAGGGCAGCATCGGATTGGATCGGGACCTATCGTCAGTTCTGGGAGGGTCAGTTCGACTCTCTCGCTGAATATCTCGGCCGCACTCAGGATAAGGCCGAGCAAAACCCAGATGATCAAACGCTAGAACCTCTACAGGAGGACGAATGATCGCCGAAGCACAGGCAATACAGAGTCTATCGCTGGAACTCACCCGAGTGTTCCAGGCAACACGGGAGAATGTCTTCCGGGCCTGGATCGATCGGGAGGAGTTGCAGCATTGGTGGGGCCCGAAGGGCTTTAATACCGTCGTCGACAGTTTCGACGCCAAACCTGGCGGCGCCTAACGCTTATGCATGCACGCACCGGACGGCAGCGAACATTGGCTGCACGGCGAATTCAAAAAGATCTCGCCACATGATTTCCTGTCGATGAGCTGGGTGTGGGAAGCCGGCGACCTTGCCGGGCACGAAATGTTGGTGAGCATCACTTTCACCGCAGTCGGCCAAGCGACCGAAATCAAACTAACGCACAGCAATCTGCCCGGCGAAGGCGCCGTGGCGGCGCATAACGACGGCTGGAACAGTTCACTTGAATGCTTCAACGACAACGTCACAGGGAATGCATAAACATGACCGATATTATCTTACACGGATTTGCCGCAAGCACTTATGTGCTTACAGCGCGCTTGGCTGCAGAAGAAAAGGGCCTTGCCCATACCTTGGTCGATCCCGCGATGGGCACGGACGGTTATCTGGCGCTGCATCCGTTCGGCAAGATGCCGGCCATGACGCACGGCGATGTGCATCTATTCGAAACTTGGGCAATTGTACGTTATTTTGACGAAGCCTTTGATGGCCCCGCGCTACAACCGGCCGATCCGGCAGCGCGAGCGATCATGACCCAATGGGTGAGCGCCTGTCTGGATTACTTATACCCGACAATTGTCCGCGGCCTTATTGTCCCGCGTCTGGTATTTCCGCAGCGCGGAGTTGCGGTGGATGAGGAAGCGCTGAAAGCAAACCTCCCCGCAATCGACAGCCAATTGGCGACTGTCGACGGCGCGCTGGCTGCCTCACCATATCTCGCCGGTGCGCAGGCCAGCATTGCCGATTTCTTCCTCGCCCCTGTGATTGCGTATCTACCGGCCATGGCGGAGGGCCAGGCGGCGCTCGACAAATGTCCGAACATCAACCTGGGCCGATCGCATGTTGGCACGCCAGAGCTTCGGGGCGACTCAGCCGCAACTCGCCGCCTGAACCGGCGCGCAATAGGTCGAGCCTTATTTCATCTCGACTTCGATGAAGATGACGTCATCGGTCCCGCTGGGATTGATGACGTCATGCTCGACCCCCACCTCGCGGAAATAGGGTTGCCCAAGTACCAACTCGACCGTGCGCTCGCCGTCCGGCTCTTTCAAACGGAGGTGGCCGTTGGTTACCGGCACGACGACATAATCCATTTCGTGACGATGCCAGCCGGTGTGCGCACCCGGCGAAAATTTCCATTCGGTGACGCGCACGCGGTCATTGTCAATTAATTGGGTCGGTACCGCATCGCCCATGTCGGCGCTATCGCCCATGTCTCTCTCCTCAGTGATATTGAATTTCGTTCGCGCAGAGTGTCAATTTCGCCGAAGCCGGTCAATTGCGATTCGGTGGCTGCGCCAGACCGAGGCTATGGCGGTCGATGGCGACGCTTTTAACGAGGGCAAACACCTCCCTGCCCGGCACCAAGCCAAGCTCATGCGCCGACCGTGCTGTGATGCGCGCCCACAGCTTGACGCCAATATCCAGTTGTAGATCCATTGCTGCCGCGCCACTTGGATGCATTTCCACGACGCGCCCGGGAAAAACGTTGAGAATGCTGAGATCGCTCGGCCGCGTGGTGGCTATGGCAACATCGCGGGCGCGAATGCGCGCCCGGACGGCGGTTCCCGCCGCCAGATCGAGTCCGGCGACGCGCAGTACACCGCCGGTGAACGCCAACTCGGTGAGGCCAAATTCGTCATGCCCCGAAACCCGGGTTTCGACCAGCGCCCCGGCCTCATGGCGCCCGGTATGTGGGCTCAAATCCGGCCTGCTCATGATGTCGACCGCCGAGCCGGTCGCGATCACGCCGCCATCGGCCAACAACACCATATGATCGGCGAGACGGGTTACTTCGTCGAGTGCATGGCTGACATAGACGATGGGTATGCCGAGCGCATCGCGTAGACGCTCGATATGGCCCATGACCTCACTCTTGCGCGCCGCGTCGAGGGCCGCCAGGGGCTCGTCCATCAACAATAGGCGGGGTTCGGATAGCAGCGCCCGGCCGATCGCCACACGCTGTTTCTCTCCGCCTGAAAGGGTCGCTGGGCGGCGCGCTAGCAAGCCGCCAAGGCCGAGTAGGCCGATGATCTGCGCCGCATCCTGATAGCGTTCGCCCTTCGGTGCGAAGCGGCGGCCGTAAAGCAGATTGGCCTTGACGCTGAGATGGGGGAAAAGACGCCCTTCCTGGAACACATAGCCGACGCGGCGGCGTTCCGCCCGAACATTCACCTTTGCTGCGGAATCGAACAGGGTTTGCCCGCCGATGTGGAGACGCCCACTGTCGGGTCGGAGCAGCCCCGCCAACATGTTGACCAATGTCGTCTTGCCAGCACCGGAGCGGCCGAACAGTGCGGTAATACCGCGG containing:
- a CDS encoding substrate-binding domain-containing protein; amino-acid sequence: MALSLAVWAAPKAAAADRDEIRIVGSSTVFPFSTAVAEEFGQVTDYRTPVVESTGSGGGLKLFCAGIGVMHPDIANSSRRIKASEVKNCAQNGVSDIIEVKIGYDGIVLAHSKALPAARLSLRQLWLALAKRVPLDGKLVNNPNQVWADIDPMLPAERIEILGPPPTSGTRDAFVELAMEGGCRTFAEIASLKKSDKAAYKSLCHSIREDGVYVEAGENDNLIVQKLQANPLAFGIFGFSFLEQNRDVIQGSAIDGVMPEFDTITDGSYPVSRSMYFYVKAAHVGVIPGIKEFIEAILDEDASGTYGYLTDKGLIPLDDAEREAVRDAALSLKPLILPEE
- a CDS encoding adenylate/guanylate cyclase domain-containing protein, yielding MKFRFLKRFIKHYSWAHLIALSVLAAFVLLRATDSAPVQLLRYKVFDGFQQITPREDSKQPVVIIDIDDESLAALGQWPWPRTLVAQLMLKLKKAGVAGVAYDIVFAEPDRTSPGLLADTVRGLDKETKEKLKKLPSNDATLARIIKGYQVVLGQSTQQRELEEGRERKSVKTQWAKRNRSRVKGLQPEPFLWAFPSIVRNIDVLEDSAQGIGVFTFKPSVDGIVRQVPLVVRVGKNMYPTLALELYRVSTRQSTMAIDYGPGGISGIKLKGLDVPTDRNGQIWMKFGKHDRSLYISVLDVLNGTVAPEKLAGKLAFLGTSAIGLLDIKATPLDAAIPGVEVHAQLLQNILDKNYLSRPPWSLGAELVAVVLFGMLMIIMVPFLGALWTLVLAVLTVTVLLFLSWWIYDSYGLLLDMVFPAISIFIVSVVLTYLNYMREERQRREVRGAFSRYMSPDLVAQLAEDPSRLKLGGEMREMTVLFADIRGFTTISEQFDAVGLTQFINRYLTPMTNVILERKGTIDKYMGDCIMAFWNAPLDDPDHAVNGVRSALAMFIESDKMNVDLKREAEEENRKYIPLKIGSGLNTATICVGNMGSDMRFDYSVLGDGVNLGARLEAQSKTYGVDIVIGENTYVYVEHFAVIQLDRIQVKGKTVPVDIYCVLGDEAVNESPEFQALRERHGEMLNAYKAQDWSVQTRLLDDCREMGKVYKLDILYDLYEERRDEYIANPPGEEWDGVFVATSK
- the modC gene encoding molybdenum ABC transporter ATP-binding protein is translated as MLQVDLQKRLGDFSLNVAFEVEDRGITALFGRSGAGKTTLVNMLAGLLRPDSGRLHIGGQTLFDSAAKVNVRAERRRVGYVFQEGRLFPHLSVKANLLYGRRFAPKGERYQDAAQIIGLLGLGGLLARRPATLSGGEKQRVAIGRALLSEPRLLLMDEPLAALDAARKSEVMGHIERLRDALGIPIVYVSHALDEVTRLADHMVLLADGGVIATGSAVDIMSRPDLSPHTGRHEAGALVETRVSGHDEFGLTELAFTGGVLRVAGLDLAAGTAVRARIRARDVAIATTRPSDLSILNVFPGRVVEMHPSGAAAMDLQLDIGVKLWARITARSAHELGLVPGREVFALVKSVAIDRHSLGLAQPPNRN
- a CDS encoding cupin domain-containing protein encodes the protein MGDSADMGDAVPTQLIDNDRVRVTEWKFSPGAHTGWHRHEMDYVVVPVTNGHLRLKEPDGERTVELVLGQPYFREVGVEHDVINPSGTDDVIFIEVEMK
- a CDS encoding metalloregulator ArsR/SmtB family transcription factor: MVKYKSEPLDSVFSALADPTRRAILARLATGHSSVGELAEPFDISLPAVSRHLRVLRNAGLITRHKDGRVRRCTLNAAPLRAASDWIGTYRQFWEGQFDSLAEYLGRTQDKAEQNPDDQTLEPLQEDE